Proteins from one Patagioenas fasciata isolate bPatFas1 chromosome 6, bPatFas1.hap1, whole genome shotgun sequence genomic window:
- the LOC136103921 gene encoding 14 kDa phosphohistidine phosphatase-like, translated as MAAVRDVEIDPEGTFKYILVRLQRPGGGEQRDIVRGTKAAEFHNHIFEKVNPEMEKLGYECKCLGGGKIDHNSKDKKIRVFGLSTGYGKADHSVTVEILKKVYTDYEITWSDDKK; from the exons ATGGCGGCGGTGCGGGACGTGGAGATCGACCCCGAGGGCACGTTCAAGTACATCCTGGTGCGGCTGCAGCGCCCGGGCGGCGGCGAGCAGCGAGACATCGTCCGCGGCACCAAGGCGGCCGAGTTCCACA atcacatatttgaaaaagtaaATCCTGAGATGGAAAAGCTGGGATATGAATGCAAGTGCCTTGGAGGAGGGAAAATTGATCATAATAGCAAAGACAAGAAAATTAGGGTGTTTGGGCTTTCTACA GGCTATGGAAAAGCAGATCATTCAGTAACTGTAGAGATCCTGAAAAAAGTATATACAGATTATGAAATTACATGGTCGGATGACAAGAAATAA
- the LOC136103999 gene encoding histidine protein methyltransferase 1 homolog: MDFRFNFVIDGNENNEPDTQDKMDLKLCSPKHKQECTKKRKKTAETVADSSPRPGTDKHRDETPKFCFKAAKEHKIPEDLDKVLENKVMKTASDLYYRSAVDIRCLDGTDEEGIISKSVSSHCDLIPGVYEGGLKIWECTFDLINYFSEAEIEFTDKAVLDLGCGAGLLGIVALKGKAEKVHFQDYNSTVIDEITLPSAVANCINAGSGVNRKTSKPPSKKPKKAEGLLPDALNKCRFFSGEWSAVSKLLLSSKPVSKYDIILTSETIYNPDYYSALHDTLAQLLDKNGRVYLAGKVLYFGVGGGIYIFEKFIEERNVFRSSIVKIIDKGLQRCIMELAFKDSS, encoded by the coding sequence ATGGATTTTCGATTTAATTTTGTTATTGATGGAAATGAGAACAATGAACCTGACACTCAGGATAAGATGGACTTAAAGCTGTGCTCACCAAAACACAAGCAGGAATGcacaaagaagagaaagaagactgCTGAGACTGTCGCAGATTCCAGCCCAAGGCCAGGTACTGATaaacaccgagatgagacaccaAAGTTCTGCTTTAAAGCTGCCAAGGAGCACAAGATTCCTGAAGATCTTGACAAAGTATTGGAAAATAAAGTCATGAAAACAGCATCGGACCTGTACTACAGAAGTGCAGTGGACATTAGGTGTTTGGATGGCACCGATGAGGAAGGCATCATCTCTAAAAGTGTCTCTTCTCACTGTGATCTCATCCCTGGAGTCTACGAGGGAGGACTGAAAATCTGGGAATGCACCTTTGATCTCATCAATTACTTCTCCGAGGCCGAAATAGAGTTTACCGACAAGGCTGTATTGGATCTTGGCTGTGGGGCTGGACTGCTGGGAATAGTTGCCTTAAAGGGTAAAGCTGAAAAAGTCCATTTTCAGGACTACAACAGCACAGTGATTGATGAAATAACCTTACCCAGTGCAGTGGCTAACTGTATAAATGCAGGCAGTGGAGTcaacagaaaaacaagcaaacctcCTTCAAAGAAGCCCAAAAAAGCAGAAGGACTCTTACCTGATGCACTCaacaaatgcagatttttttctggGGAGTGGTCTGCAGTCAGCAAGCTCCTGTTAAGCAGCAAACCTGTTTCAAAGTATGATATAATCCTCACGTCTGAGACCATCTATAATCCCGACTACTACAGTGCTTTGCATGATACACTAGCTCAGCTCTTGGATAAAAATGGCCGTGTGTATTTGGCAGGCAAAGTACTTTATTTTGGGGTTGGTGGTGGCATCTACATCTTTGAGAAATTCATTGAAGAGAGAAATGTGTTTAGGAGCAGCATAGTTAAAATAATTGATAAAGGACTGCAGCGATGTATTATGGAATTGGCCTTTAAAGATTCCAGTTAA